TTACTTTCCGCACTGCTCGGTAAGTTACCCATTATTGGCATCTGCCTAGGTCATCAAGCCATCGTTGAGGCTTATGGAGGCACCGTTGGTCAAGCCGGCGAAATCCTACATGGCAAATCATCACCCGTTACCCATGACGGCATGGCTATGTTTGAAGGATTACCTTCTCCTTTACCCGTTGCCCGTTACCATTCGCTGGTGGGTACGGACATTCCCCCAGCGCTCACCGTTAACGCACATTTTAATCAGATGGTGATGGCGGTTCGTCACGATCGGCATCGCGTATGTGGTTTTCAGTTCCATCCTGAATCTATTTTAACTGCTCAGGGAGCACGACTGTTAGACCAAACGTTGGCATGGGCCCTATCCTGAAAAATTAACCATATGAAAAACAAAATTAATTTACTCTCTCTTTTGGCAGGGAAAACCGAGTGACTAAGAAAATAAAAATATCTTTTGTTTTCTATATTAAAAATATTGACAGCAATACATAAAACTAGTTTACTAGTACATAGATGCAGTCAATAACTAACACAACTCCATAAAGGTAATATCATGATGACATTAAATGTTTTAGTAAATCGTTGGTGGCGATTCTTCCCTTAGCGGGCGGTTTACTTGCACCAATTTGTCATCTGATAAAGCAAATAGCCAAAAGCCCGCAAAATGCGGGCTTTTTTATGGACGCTTTTCACCACAGATAGGCATCCTGGCAAAGAAACAAATACTCATAAAAACGGCGTACACGAAAATGCAAACACAAGACATGATGCAATCGATTCTTAATAAATTATTCCGTGCCGAATCATTAACTCAGCAGGAAAGCCAGATGCTTTTCAGTAGCATTGCACATGGAGAATTAGAGCCTTCACAATTGGCCGCCGCGCTGATCAGCATGAAAATTCGTGGGGAGACACCGGATGAAATCGCTGGCGCGGCAAACGCATTTTTAGCTGACGCCATGCCCTTCCCGCGTCCAGACTACGATTTTGCCGATATCGTCGGTACCGGTGGTGATGGCACTAACAGCATCAATATTTCAACCGCCAGCGCTTTTGTTGCCGCTTCTTGCGGTATAAAAATCGCCAAGCACGGTAACCGGAGCGTTTCCAGCCGTTCTGGTTCTTCTGACCTGCTGGCCGCACTGGGCATTAAACTGGACTTACCCGCTGACGTTTCTCGTCAGGCGCTAGATGAATTGGGCGTCTGCTTTCTGTTTGCGCCGCAGTATCACTCTGGCTTTCGCCACGCGATGCCGGTACGCCAGCAGTTAAAAACCCGTACGCTGTTTAACGTATTAGGCCCGTTAATTAATCCAGCCCGTCCGAAAAAAGCACTGATTGGTGTTTACAGCCCTGAACTGGTACTCCCTATTGCAAAAACGCTAAAAGCGCTTGGCTATCAACGGGCTGCCGTTGTTCACGGTGGCGGTATGGATGAGGTCGCCGTACATGCGCCAACGCAGGTTGCCGAGCTACGCGATGGTGAAATCGAATGCTATCAGTTAACCAATCAGGACTTTGGCCTGAACCAATATGCACTGTCTGACCTTGAAGGGGGTACCCCAGAAGAAAACCGTGACATTTTGTCTCGCTTGTTACAAGGTAAAGGTGAAATTGCCCATGCGTCTGCTGTAGCGGCGAATGTGGCAGTATTAATGAGATTATTTGGACAAGAAAATCTGCGTATCAACGCGCAACAGGCAATGGATGCAATTAATAGTGGTGCCGCCTTCGATAGAGTGCAGGCACTCGCGGCAAGAGGATAAATGATGCAAGAAACCGTATTAACGCGCATTGTTCGTGATAAGCAGGTCTGGGTCGCAGAACGTCGTCAAAAACAGCCACTGGAAAACTTTCGTCATAAAATTATTCCCAGTGAACGTAGCTTCTACCAGGCGTTAACCCGTGATAACAGCGTTTTTATTCTGGAGTGTAAAAAAGCATCCCCATCAAAAGGGGTGATTCGTCAGAATTTTAATCCGCGAGCTATCGCTGAAAGTTACCGTAATTTTGCCTCCGTGATTTCCGTATTAACCGATGAAAAATATTTTCAGGGCAACTTTGATTATCTGACGCTGGTTAGCAATCAGGTCCATCAGCCGGTGTTGTGCAAAGATTTTATCATTGATGAATATCAGATCTATCTGGCCCGCTTCTACCATGCCGATGCCGTTCTACTGATGCTTTCGGTACTGGATGATGAGCAATATATCGAGCTAGCCGCGGTTGCTCATTCACTCAACATGGGCGTGTTGACGGAAGTTAGCAATGAAAGCGAACTGCAACGTGCCATTGCATTACAAGCCCGTGTCGTAGGTATCAACAATCGGGATTTACGCGATCTCTCTATCGATCTGAATCGCACCCGTACTATGGCACCACAATTACCTGAATCCACCATCGTTATTAGCGAATCGGGGATTAATAACTACCAGCAAGTACGTGAACTCAGCCAGTATGCCGATGGTTTTCTTATCGGTAGCGCACTGATGTCAGAAGAGAATCTGGATCTGGCGATACGCCGTGTTCTTTTTGGTGCCAACAAGGTATGTGGGTTAACTCGTCCAGAAGACGCCGCTGCCGCTTATCATGCCGGTGCGGTATACGGTGGTTTAATCTTTGTTGGTAAATCACCGCGCTATATTGATTTAGTTCAGGCTCAAAAAGTCGCCGCTGCGGCTCCGCTAAAATGGGTTGGCGTTTTTAGTAATGCCAAGGCCGACACCATTTGTCTGGCCGTTGAACGCATTAATCTCTCCGCCGTTCAACTCCACGGTAACGAAAATAGCGACTATATTCATGACTTACGTTCACGTTTGCCAGCCAATTGCCAGATCTGGAAAGCGCAGAGTGTCGATGGTCAGCTACCCGAACTGAATAATCCACAGGTTGATTACTATCTGCTGGATAACGGTGCTGGCGGCACCGGACAATCTTTCGACTGGCAAGTATTACAAGGTCAGGAACTGGGTAATGTGATGGTAGCCGGTGGATTAAGCCCGGGAAATACCGCCACAGCAGCCAGCCTTGGCTGCCAAGGGTTGGATTTTAATTCCGGAGTGGAAAGCCAGCCAGGCCATAAAGACATTACCAAAATTAACGCGGTATTTAACATACTACGCAACTATTAATAATGATAAAAGTGGAAGACTAAGGGATATAACATGACATTACTTAACCCCTATTTCGGCGAGTTTGGCGGGATGTATGTACCTCAAATCCTGATGCCCGCATTACAACAGCTGGAAGAGGCTTTCGTCAGTGCTCAACGAGATCCAGCATTCCATGCTGAATTTCAGGACTTACTGAGAAACTATGCGGGTCGCCCAACGCCGTTAACCTTATGCCGTAATCTGACGGCGGGTAGCAAAACCAAACTGTATCTGAAACGCGAAGATTTACTGCACGGTGGCGCGCATAAAACCAACCAAGTATTAGGCCAGGCGCTGTTAGCAAAACGCATGGGTAAAACCGAAATTATCGCCGAAACTGGCGCAGGTCAGCATGGGGTGGCTGCCGCATTAGCCAGTGCCTTACTGGGCTTAAAATGCCGGGTGTACATGGGGGCTAAAGACGTTGAGCGTCAGTCACCTAACGTTTTCAGAATGCGTCTGATGGGGGCTGAAGTCATTCCGGTTCACAGCGGTTCTTCCACCCTGAAAGATGCTTGCAATGAAGCGCTGCGCGACTGGTCCGGTAATTATGATACCGCTCACTACCTGCTGGGTACGGCGGCGGGTCCTCATCCATTCCCAACTATCGTTCGTGAGTTCCAGAGGATGATTGGCGAAGAAACCAAAGGGCAAATGAAAGAGCGTGAAAATTGCCTGCCGGATGCGGTTATTGCCTGTATTGGTGGGGGTTCTAACGCCATTGGTATGTTTGCCGATTTCATTGAAGAATCCAGCGTCAGACTGATAGGCGTAGAACCTGCCGGGCTGGGTATAGAATCGGGTCAGCACGGTGCGCCATTAAAGCACGGCCGTGTGGGTATCTATTTCGGTATGAAGTCACCCATGATGCAAACCCGTGAAGGCCAGATTGAAGAGTCTTACTCTATTTCTGCCGGTCTCGACTTCCCTTCCGTTGGGCCACAGCATGCTCACCTGAACAGTATTGGTCGTGCAGAATATGTATCGATTACGGATGATGAAGCACTGGATGCCTTTAAGCAGTTATCCCGTCATGAGGGAATTATCCCCGCGTTGGAGTCTTCTCACGCCCTAGCTTATGCCTTGAAGATGGTTGCCGCAGAACCCGAAAAAGAACAAATCCTGGTGGTCAACCTGTCCGGTCGTGGTGATAAAGACATTTTTACAGTTCATGATATTTTAAAAGCGCGGGGAGAAATGTGATGGATCGTTATCAACAATTATTTGAACGTTTGGCAGCCAACAATCAGGGCGCTTTTGTTCCTTTTGTTACGCTGGGGGATCCGAACCCGGAACTCTCTCTGGAAATTATCGATACGCTAATTGCAGCCGGTGCTGATGCTTTAGAGCTGGGTATTCCTTTCTCCGATCCACTGGCTGATGGGCCAACCATCCAAAGCGCTACTTTACGTGCTTTCGCCTCAGGCGTGACGCCGTCTCTTTGCTTTGAATTATTAGCTAAAGTTCGGGCAAAACACCCTGATGTACCCATTGGTTTACTGATGTATGCCAACCTCGTTTTTAGTCGCGGTATTGATGAGTTTTATGCACTGTGTGAAAAAGTGGGCGTAGATTCCGTACTGGTTGCCGATGTTCCACTGGAAGAATCACTGCCATTCCGACTGGCCGCTCAGCGCCATAACATCGCCCCCATTTTTATCTGTCCACCGAATGCGGATGATGAGTTACTGCGCCAAATTGCTACTCATGGACGTGGTTACACCTACCTGCTCTCCCGTGCTGGCGTTACTGGCGCAGAGAACAAAGCCCATCTCCCGCTGGACCATCTGGTTGCAAAACTGAAAGAGTACAACGCGGCACCGCTGATTCAAGGCTTCGGCATATCAGAGCCTTCACAGGTAAAAGCCGCACTCACCAGTGGTGCCTCAGGCGCTATCTCAGGTTCGGCCATTGTGAAGATTATCGAACAAAGCCATCAACAGCCGAAAATTATGCTGGAAAAACTGGCCGAGTTTGTTAAGGGGATGAAAGCGGCGACTAAACGATAAAATAAGATGCCGTATTTTTTCATAGGCCTGTTTTAACAGGCCTATGAAACAAAAATTAATCGTCGCGAGGAGCGGGTGTTGAGGTCGACTTGGCGTGAGCCAACGACAAACAGGTGAAACCTGTTTGAACAGCGCTTGCGCTGGCCCGAAGGGTGAAATACCGCAAGGTGTTTCATCACTGCCCCTAACCCGGCCAAGCCCGACGCATTCCGATGCCGAATACAAACGCCCTTCCGTCCGAGCACCCATGCCAATATAGGTATATAGCTTTTACGGACGGAAAATCCTCTGAAGCTCATTTAAACGCCAAAACAACTACTGTTCCACCACCAGTTTTTCCGGTAACACAAACCTAAACTCACTCCCCCCCCCAACTGACTTTCAATACTCAACTGAGAATGATGGTGATTTAACACATGTTTAACTATCGCCAGCCCCAGACCACTGCCCCCTGTCTGACTGGAACGCGATGGGTCTACACGATAAAAACGTTCCGTTAAATGGGCGATATGCTGTGGTTCAATGCCGGAACCATTATCCTTCACGCTAAACTGTGCTCCACGTGGGGTTAATTTCCAACTGACATAGATATCCGTTCCCGATGGCGTATGAATGATGGCGTTATACACCAAATTAGATATCGCGCTATAAAGCTGTTCCTGATTACCTAACACTTGCAGCTTGGCATCAACATCAAAATAGAGTTGATGTTCGCCGTTACTCAAAATATTGGCTTCACGAGCAAGGTTATCCAACAATACTGGAACATTAATCTTTTCATTTAATGCATAGCGAGGAGCGGCTTCGATGCGTGATAGCGTCAGTAATTGATTCACCAGACTGCTCATGCGTTCGGTTTGTCCCTTCATGCTGGTCAAAGCCTTATGACGAATATCGGGCCTAGTGTCATCATCCCCCAACATTTCGATATAACCCTGTAAAACGGTAAGCGGCGTTTTCAACTCATGGCTCACGTTGGTGAAGAATTTACGGCGAACTTCTTCCAACTGCTTTATTTGTGATACATCACGGGCGGAGATCAGCATATGACCTTCATCGTAGGACATCACCCGAAACTCAATATAACTATCATGATTGAATTGTAGGGTTAGCGGCTCAGCAAATTGTTTGCGTTTAATAAACTCAGCAAATTGCGGATAGCGAATCAAATTGAGAATGTGCTGACCATTGTCTTCCGGCCAGCGAAACCCCAGCATTTGTTGAGCCAGTTTGTTACACCAAAAGATATGCCCACTTTCCGTACTCAGCACCACCGCATCAGGTAGCGATTCGGCACCGCTACGAAATCGTTTAATCAGGGAGGCCAACTCTCGGCGGCGTTGACGATTACGATGCTGCATTTGATACAGGCCGTAGAATAACGGCTCCCAGCTTCCCCGGCCTGACGGAGGCATAATACTGCGATCCAGCCATAACCAGTGAGACAGTTTCAGCAGGTTATAAAAATGCCACAGTAAGGCACAAAGCGCCGAAATCAGCAGTAACTGTGTCAAATGACCAATAAAAATGCTTAACAGCAATGCCGGAAGGCAAAACAGCAACAGCTCAATGACGATTCTCTTCCACGATAGGCGTTCTAGCACAATCGAATCCCTAACCAGTTAACTTAAAAGCGAGTTGAAAAACGATAGCCTGAACCGCGCACAGTTTGTAGCATCTTGTCATAACCGCTGTCCTCAAGGGTTTTCCGCAAGCGACGAATAAATACGTCAACGGTACGATCTTCAACATACACATTCGTTCCCCATACCTGATTAAGTAGCTGTTCGCGACTATAAACACGTTCAGGATGGCTCATAAAGAAATGCAGCAGCTTATATTCTGTTGGCCCCATATCCAGCGGTTTATCGTCTGCCATTACCCGATGCGATGAGGGATCTAACGTTAAGCCATCAAAGACCAAAGCTTCATGCTCGGTCATGGGAGAAGTTCGACGCATCACCGCTTTAATTCGCGCCAGCAGTTCTTTAGGGGAAAACGGCTTGGTCACATAATCATCCGCCCCAGACTCCAGCCCTTGAACCCGATCTTCCTCTTCACCACGGGCGGTTAGCATCACCACCGGAATCGCCTTCATCAGAGGATCGCGCTTCAGATATTTAAGCAATTGAATACCGGAGCCGCCCGGTAGCATCCAGTCCAGTAAGATCAGATCAGGAAAAGGTTCGATAAGTAAAGATTGTGCTGTAGTAAAATCCAGCGCTTCAATGGCCAGATAGCCATGTTGTTCAAGAACAAGAGAAATCATTTCCCGGATAGGTGCTTCATCCTCAACCACCAATATGCGTTTTATCATGCGGGCTCTGCTCTTTGTTGTTTTTTCTCAACACAATGCGAGTTGAATGATTATATACCCTAATAATTTGAGTTGCAGAAACGTCAATAACTTAGTCAATCTCTCAGCAACCCAAAGTACGATAGATTATAGTGCGTTAGCATTATGCTACAGATATATGACACTTTTATTACGTTAACAACGCTTTCTGTTAATTGATGCGTCCACTAAGGTAGTCCTGACCCTCTCTGCTGCGTATAATCCCTAATGACCATAGCGCACCACATGGCTATTTTTTGACTGAGAGGATTCATGCGCATAATTCACACTTCTGACTGGCATCTTGGACAATACTTTTTTACCAAAAGCCGTGCGGCTGAA
Above is a window of Limnobaculum parvum DNA encoding:
- the trpCF gene encoding bifunctional indole-3-glycerol-phosphate synthase TrpC/phosphoribosylanthranilate isomerase TrpF yields the protein MQETVLTRIVRDKQVWVAERRQKQPLENFRHKIIPSERSFYQALTRDNSVFILECKKASPSKGVIRQNFNPRAIAESYRNFASVISVLTDEKYFQGNFDYLTLVSNQVHQPVLCKDFIIDEYQIYLARFYHADAVLLMLSVLDDEQYIELAAVAHSLNMGVLTEVSNESELQRAIALQARVVGINNRDLRDLSIDLNRTRTMAPQLPESTIVISESGINNYQQVRELSQYADGFLIGSALMSEENLDLAIRRVLFGANKVCGLTRPEDAAAAYHAGAVYGGLIFVGKSPRYIDLVQAQKVAAAAPLKWVGVFSNAKADTICLAVERINLSAVQLHGNENSDYIHDLRSRLPANCQIWKAQSVDGQLPELNNPQVDYYLLDNGAGGTGQSFDWQVLQGQELGNVMVAGGLSPGNTATAASLGCQGLDFNSGVESQPGHKDITKINAVFNILRNY
- the trpB gene encoding tryptophan synthase subunit beta; this encodes MTLLNPYFGEFGGMYVPQILMPALQQLEEAFVSAQRDPAFHAEFQDLLRNYAGRPTPLTLCRNLTAGSKTKLYLKREDLLHGGAHKTNQVLGQALLAKRMGKTEIIAETGAGQHGVAAALASALLGLKCRVYMGAKDVERQSPNVFRMRLMGAEVIPVHSGSSTLKDACNEALRDWSGNYDTAHYLLGTAAGPHPFPTIVREFQRMIGEETKGQMKERENCLPDAVIACIGGGSNAIGMFADFIEESSVRLIGVEPAGLGIESGQHGAPLKHGRVGIYFGMKSPMMQTREGQIEESYSISAGLDFPSVGPQHAHLNSIGRAEYVSITDDEALDAFKQLSRHEGIIPALESSHALAYALKMVAAEPEKEQILVVNLSGRGDKDIFTVHDILKARGEM
- the trpA gene encoding tryptophan synthase subunit alpha — translated: MDRYQQLFERLAANNQGAFVPFVTLGDPNPELSLEIIDTLIAAGADALELGIPFSDPLADGPTIQSATLRAFASGVTPSLCFELLAKVRAKHPDVPIGLLMYANLVFSRGIDEFYALCEKVGVDSVLVADVPLEESLPFRLAAQRHNIAPIFICPPNADDELLRQIATHGRGYTYLLSRAGVTGAENKAHLPLDHLVAKLKEYNAAPLIQGFGISEPSQVKAALTSGASGAISGSAIVKIIEQSHQQPKIMLEKLAEFVKGMKAATKR
- the phoB gene encoding phosphate regulon transcriptional regulator PhoB produces the protein MIKRILVVEDEAPIREMISLVLEQHGYLAIEALDFTTAQSLLIEPFPDLILLDWMLPGGSGIQLLKYLKRDPLMKAIPVVMLTARGEEEDRVQGLESGADDYVTKPFSPKELLARIKAVMRRTSPMTEHEALVFDGLTLDPSSHRVMADDKPLDMGPTEYKLLHFFMSHPERVYSREQLLNQVWGTNVYVEDRTVDVFIRRLRKTLEDSGYDKMLQTVRGSGYRFSTRF